Sequence from the Phragmites australis chromosome 11, lpPhrAust1.1, whole genome shotgun sequence genome:
TGAAGTGCTGAGCATAGCTAGCATTGTGATGAGTATAGCTAGcattttctttcattcaaaATACATGTATAATGCAATTATATGATCATGTCCTGCTCGTTTTGGCAAATTGTAGCAATCTGAAAAGGATGTCTATGATAGAAGGGGAGAactagaagaggaagaagaatctGAAGATTTTGCGAAACCAGTAAGATATTCTCTTCCTGGAAACATACATTCAAGTCTATGCCCTCCATTGTTTATAATGTTTATTCACGTGATAAACTGTTTTTGTTAATGCTATCAGAAGCACAAAGGTACAGAAGGTCTTATCGAGATTGAGAATCCAAACCTGGTGAAACCAAAGAATATAAAAGCCAAGGACATTGATGTAAGTCAGACTTGATGCTTGTTTCCTGCCTACGGTCAAGTATGGTTATGTTGTTCATGGACCGTGATGGTGGTAGACTTGTTGCATCAGGAAGAACATTTACTCGTTAATTATATGTTAAGTGAAGTTATATGCTATGCAAACATAGTTGAATTAGAATTAATGAGAACTGAAATAAGGGAGATGGCACATTATTTATACAGTGAAGTTACGCTAAAATGATTTTACTCCAATGTACTTACTGAACCTGCTAGTGACCTCCTATATTATCCTGACCATATGTAATATTGACATTATCTTTCTCTCGTCTGTTGTGATActctgttataatagttttctAAGCTAACTAGTTTTGCATTGGTGCAGATTGGTAAGACAAGTGACATCTCCAGGCGTGAAAGGTGGGTTCATACACTTGCGTTCCTGTCAATTGATTACACATGCTTTTACTTCATTCtatgttttgtttgttttcATGCCGATGATTTTGCTTATATCATGTTTCTTCCGATATTTGTAATCTTTTTGTAAACTAAGTTGACACCAATGTTAAATGCTGGTAGAATCGGGAAATGATGGATAAATGACTTGCCAATAGGTAATAGCACTGACACCAACTTTGGACTATGTACTACTCTTAGAATTGTTGGACAATCACAACATTTTTTACACGCTTTCAGAAGTTGTCATCTTCAAATGATTATGGATAACCTGTAATACATTATTTCAAAAGTTAAACAGTAGAAATGACTATTTCTCGAAGTTCACCAGCTTTTATGATCTTGTTTTCACTTGTCTTGTTTCAGAGAGGAGCTTGAGAAACAGAAATCTCATGAGCGTTATATGAAGCTTCAGGAGCAAGGAAAAACAGAACAGGCTAGGAAAGATTTAGGTAAGACATTGCCTCTTCAGTTATATGGTTTGTTTTGTACTTAGATCCTGCACTTTTAGACTCGGATCCTATTTATGTAATGCTCATGTAAATGCACCACGAATAAATATAGCTAGAAGGAATGACCTGCTGTTGTGAGCATTTGTCCAAGCCCAGACTGTGATTATGGCTTCAGTATGCCAGCTTTAGGAGATGAAGTTGCTGCATTTACTTCCATGTCATCTGCAACTTCTAATCCTTCTTAGACCTCCAGGGATAATTATCTGTACATAACTAATAAAAATACCAATTGTTCTGCTAACTTTttagtatatataaatataatctaTCTTATATTTTACCAATTGTTCGATTTGACTACTGCTTGTACCTCACATTGTTGCTTGATCACTTGCAAAGCACTCATGTTTTTTGCCTGTCCTTTTGAAATGTAGAACGACTTACCTTAATACGGCAACAAAGAGCAGAAGCTGCAAAGAAGCGCGAAGAGGAAAAGGCTGGTATGTCTCTAGCTATTTTTGCCTGTTAGAAACAAGCTGGTATACCGTACTGGAAGATTCAGGCCTTAGTGCATTATATCAGCAGCAGCTGCCATTGAAGAAATTTTGTTTTTGCCTTGTTTTTCCATTAAGCCATCGATGACTTGCCTAGAAGTCCTTGAATCTTGATTCATTGTAAACCAACATAGGCATAGTAACAACTAGTGCTTTTGCTTCATCGTTCTTACATGAGCTATTCAAAATTTAGAGGCTGAAgcttgtagattttttttagcttgTATGCTCTACCACATTATATGCTGACACTTGCTACTGTTGGCAGCGAAGGAAGAGAGGAGACAAAAGAGCGCTAGTGACCTGCCATAGTATGGACAACAGAGTTTTGTGGGAGCTGTGATAGCTGAATGCTAGTTGTAGTTTCCATGCTTCTGATAGCACTTGAACTCCCTTTTACCGTACTTATTTACCATTTGAGTAGTATGCAATGCTTTGTAAAGTGGAGGTGCTTGTCGATGGCCACTAAATGTCAAATTTGACCGTGGCGAAGTAGAGTAATAGCAACTTTTTCGAACAGTGGTTTCACTTTTTGATATCGAACCCCAGATCGTCACATCCTGCTACAATCAGTGCAATATATCCAAGGATTGAATCAAGTTATGTTTCCCTCAATTTGTAGAATCTCGATTTGTGCTTTCGTCTTTGTTTGAATGGGCAGTGCTGAGTTACAAATACTCTTTTTGTTCCACAATATTTATCCATTACCAGAGCCGGAATATAATGTTATAGCCTATTTTATACACTTGGCATCTTCTATATTAACTAAATAAATACTATGATGTGAAGACACGTGACAACACGGAAAACAATAGAACAATAAAAactaaaaagggaaaaaaaggaatGAAAAATTCGACTCCGCTGGGGATCGAACCCAGAATCTCTGGTTCCGTAGACCAGCGCCTTATCCATTGGGCCACGGAGTCACTTTGTTGGCGAGGTGTGAATAACTAGATAACATTAAAGAATGAACACGTGAGGCTATCGTTCTGCGGCAGGTTGATTAAGACGAGCTGACGGGGCGGTCGTCTGGACCAGCACAGCTAGGTCAAAGCCTAagcaaaaaaaaacaagagcacGTACCAGTCCATTTGCTTGGGAGACGACACCCATCCAAAGTGAAATCAACACGGCACCAAGCTCCAGCAAAGCTGAGGTCCAGAGTCTAGACAGCCCACGTGTGTATGCACGTGTAGTGTAAGTGTGAAATACTTGTGTAGGTGCATTCTTCAATGTTGTTCATGTAGAGGAGATGTTTACTGTACACCTAGAGGTGTtatattttgaaattttctctGAAACAGTGACACTGTTCCTACAAATTTCAGGCCCTGCTTCAGTTTTGATGGCATTTGCTGATGTTCCTTTATGAAGGTATCAGCAAATGTGACCCTGTAGTTCAGTTTCAGAGACGGATATCGCGGCATCAGAACGGACCACGACCAACTGAGAACCTTAGGAATCAGGATGCAATGGCCACTGGACAGTAGCTCAATAACGCCCTTTTCCCAACAGAAACCAGAAAGGCCGGAGCAGAAGGAAAGTACCACACTTGCAACCTTGAGAAGTGAGAGAGAAGCTATTTGCGCTTGTAATGCTGGTAGTCTGGTACTCTAACCAAATGCTAGCTCTTGCTCTTGCAACAAGCAATGCCGTGCCGGAAAGGCCATGTGCCTCTCAGAAGGCCGTCGTCTTCTATACCCAACAGAATTGGTTGCGTTGCCTCACGACCAAGGCGTGTGTGTACTGCGGTGCTGTCCCGTGCGAGTGGCTAACATTGAAGCCGGATCCATGGAATTCCACACGGTTGAATCTAACGCTGACTAGATCGCTCTGACAGTGAAGAGTGAACCCTTGCCTTTTTATCTCGTTCGTGATCGCATCGATATCATGGTTTAGCGCATGCTTTTTCCCCAGGTGGTTGATCTGCATCGCGTTGCTTTTTTGCTCACTTTTCTGTTAAACAAATTTATCTCACCACTCTCGTTCCCTTCCGAGTTCCGACCAAATTATTCTCTGATGAGTGCTTTCTAGGACAGTgagctgagttttttttttttgggtacgATAACAATTCAGATCATCACGATTCACAAGAAGCCAGGGGAAATCGAGAAGGAGGCACGGACAGAGAGAGAATTTGGCAAGAACGTAACACTGCTTGAAACATCTCCATCTTCTGTACAAGCAACGACTGGTGAAAAAGCATCATCCGTGACACCAGCGTTGCAACTACCGTCTCAAGATCAACAGCTAAAGCTGAACTAACAAAAAAGAAGTGCGGGAAAAGATAAACAAGAACCTAAGCTAGCACTCCCCGGCGGATCGATCAGCCGCCCGCCGGCTCATCAGCGGCGACAGCGGCGCGGGGCCATCGGCGGCGCGGTGCTGCCATCGGCCGTCGTCGAAGTTCTTGGCGTAGCTGTCGGCGTCGTACTTGAaggtggtggcggcgacggGCGACGCCCTGCTGGGGTTGCAGATGCTCTTGCTCTCCCGCACCAGCCTCCTGAACAGTCCTCTCCACGCGCGCCGGGCGCCGAGGCCACCGTCGTCGCGGGAGAGCAGCTGGAAGCGCGCGGGGCTCCGGCGCACGCCCGGCGGCAGCCACGCGGGAGAGGCCATGCAGCCGGAGAAGTAGGAGGGCTGGGTCGGCGTGGACAGCTCGATGTCCATGTCCATGGCCCAAGtaagagaggaggaaggaagagaggcaggtgtgtgtgtgtctgtCTGCGCTCgtttgagtgagagagagatcgagGTGGTTAGCTGGTCACAATATATCGAGCTTAAAGCAACTTTAATTTATTCCTTATGTCTGGTTCTTTATTCCTCTTAATTGAGAATTTACTATTTagattttctttctattttttatgtgttAACTAGTTTTCTAAATTATCTCCCTATAATTCATTCACTTCTATTTGATTAATATCCTGTAACCAGTAAATAACCGTTTCATATTTAAATTATGTTATTTTTAGGCTATATTTTCAACCGCTTTTATAACGTATATGCTCGTGCGATAACTAAttttacaaattcttacaacgtGTGTGTTTATGTAGTAACTACTCTCACAacgtgtgtgtttgtgtgttaactgctcttacaacacGTGTGCTTATGTGACAATTGCTCTTATAAATTCTTACAACGTGTGTACTTGTTtgataactgctcttacaacatATGTGCTTGTGTGTTAACTACTCTTATAACATGCGTGCTTATGTGGCAACCGCTCATATAAATTCTTACAACGTGTGCGTTTATGATGAAACTACTCTtacaacatatatatttatgtggTAACTATTCTTACAACGCGTATTCATCTATCAACCCTCACACgctctctctttccctcctctAACCTCCTTACTTGCACAAGAGCAGCAACATGTGGATAAGTAACCTCTCTTATTTGCTAGATGTGGGGAATAAAAGAGGGTAAATAGGATGTCAAAAAATAGGGAGTTATATAGAAAATCGGTtggagagattttttttaattatttttgctaaaatttaagaTAGAAAGGAGAATAGGTAGCTAATTGGAATTGctcttaggccatctccaagagaGACCTCAAATCTTCcttttctagtgctacagtgttttgcggTCTATTGTAGCACTGGAAATCCATCTGCAACAGATCTTCTATCCAGTGCTACTACAGTAGGAAAAAATAgggaatgctgtaatagtgataggggatgctgtaatagtattttgaggatgaaaatttaagatagttATTGAAAATGATCTTACATAGAATGAGAGAGCATGGATGGCAGTGCATGACCGTACCACAGGCTAATTACTGTGAGTTTCGAAACTTAGGATCCAATGCTACTCTAATAAAGTAATGTTGTTCCCCATCTGGTTAAAAGGAAAAATGGTTTTGACGTCGTCAGGATCCTGAAGATAGATTTTACCGCTGACTCCtagtatttttttcataaaacaATAAAAGGTATAATATGAACTACTACACTTTTCAATATAAATTTGCCTATATCAGTTTCAAATGTTCGATCTCGATGTATCAATAAAAAGATATTGATGCCCAAAGTTGACGTAGTTTGATGACTACACGTCACCCTTGACCCTTTTATGCTACTAGACTCAACAATGCTAGCGTAGTAGCTGTTTTAGGGCCCAAGTTCCTACTCCAACTGATAACCATtatcaaaagaaaaggagagtaCTCACTCCGTATTTCTTTAGTCTTGTATCCTCGCTGGAAAGTTGATTGCCATCATTAGCTGACATTGCAATGATGACACGAGCTTAAACAGTTAGTGAGAGGAGGGCCTCCCCAATTATAGCAGTACACTTGCAGCTTAAATTACTGGATTAGTAGTAGTAGTAAGTAAACCCACTACACTAGTCACATCCAAAGTAAGTGAAGTTGTACTCCCACTCAAATGTGCTCTACAGTCTACACAGACCACAGAACATGAAGGGTAATTTTCTAGCGCATGTGATGCATGTCTTATTAAAattctttatttatattaagatttatattaaaaagatataTGAAAAATGAGATAAATAAAGAAATCAACGGATTGATGAATATAGATAGGTGAAATGAACGAACAAAATAGATTATCTGTAAATATATACGAAGTTGCATTTCCCGCGTGAACCTAACTTCTTTCATAGCACGGACGAGTTCACCAGACACTATTATCTCAAGAGGATAAAAAAGTTGTCTAGTCCcgtataataaataaataaactggTCAAAGTTCATTCACATTTGCGCACATCCAAAAGTTTCAGCAGCAGCTAGTGGTTACTTGCAGACAGATTAATAACTTAACATTATCTTTTGGAAGCCAATAACTGAGCATTATCATGAACACAAGATCGGATCAGAGGTGGTTGTACCCAACTGAAGCTCATTATACGGAATTTATGTTCAGGAGCCAGAGCCACACGAGACAACAAGTTGTCTCAG
This genomic interval carries:
- the LOC133885739 gene encoding uncharacterized protein LOC133885739, whose product is MAKGKFKGKPTGERTFSTPEEIAAGTSAGRPRTFKKQSEKDVYDRRGELEEEEESEDFAKPKHKGTEGLIEIENPNLVKPKNIKAKDIDIGKTSDISRREREELEKQKSHERYMKLQEQGKTEQARKDLERLTLIRQQRAEAAKKREEEKAAKEERRQKSASDLP
- the LOC133885418 gene encoding uncharacterized protein LOC133885418, giving the protein MDMDIELSTPTQPSYFSGCMASPAWLPPGVRRSPARFQLLSRDDGGLGARRAWRGLFRRLVRESKSICNPSRASPVAATTFKYDADSYAKNFDDGRWQHRAADGPAPLSPLMSRRAADRSAGEC